DNA from Flavobacteriales bacterium:
AGATCGTCTCGCCCGGCCGGCTGGTGAAGGCGATGGTGCCGCCCATCAGGTCGAGGTAGCGCTTAACGATGTTGAGGCCCAGGCCCGTGCCTTGGATGGTCATCACGTTGCTGCCGCGGAAGAAGCGGTCGAAGAGGTGCTGCTGATCCTCGGCCGGGATGCCCATGCCGTGGTCGGTGACGGTGAGGCGGAGCCGGCCTTCCCCGATGGCGGAATGCAGCCGGATGGCGGTGTGCTCGGGACTGTACTTCACGGCATTGCTCACCAGGTTGGTGATGATGTGCCCGAGCATCTGCGGGTCGGTGAGCACCATGCGGTCGTCGCCGGCATGGTCGTAGTCGATGGATTGGCCGGTCTTGGCCAGGCCGCGCAGCTCCTCGATCTGCTCGATGCACTGGTGCACGATGTCGATCTCGGCGGGCTGCACCTGCACGATGCCCTGCTCGATGCGCTCGAGGGAGAGGAACTCGTTGAGCATGGCGGTGAGCTCGCGCACCTTGCCGCGGATGCGCTTCACGTGCTTGCCCACGCGCTCGTCCTCGCCCGCGTAGCGCCCGATGAGGTCCACGCTGCCCATGATGGTGCTGAGCGGCGTGCGGAACTCGTGGCTGGCCATGGCCACGAAGCGGCTCTTGAGCGCGTGCAGCTCGCGCTCCTTGTCCAGCGCGCGGCGCAGCCCGCCCTCGGCTTCGCGCAGCTCGGCGGTGCGCTGCTCCACGCGGTCCTCCAGCTCCTGGTTGGCGCGCACCAGCTGGTCCTCGGCCATGCGTCGCAGGGTGATGTCGGTGACCAGGGCCATCACGTAGCGCTTGCCGCCGACGTCGAAGTGGTTCAGGCTCACCTCCACGGGGAACACGCTGCCATCCTGCCGGCGGCCCTTGAGCTCCAGGCCGCGGCCCATGGCGCGCTGCACGGGCTTCCTGTTGTAGGCCTCGCGGTGCGCATGGTGGCGGGTCCGCATGGCCTCGGGCAGCAGGTCCTCGATGGAGGCGCCGATCAGGCCCTCGGGCCCGTAGCCGAACATGCGGCCCAGGCTGGGGTTCTGCATGATGATGCGGCCTGAGGCATCCACCACCACCAGCCCTTCAGCTGCGGTCATGAACAGCAGCTCGCAGACGCGGTTGGCGTCTGAGTCGGCGAAGAGGCCGTCGGCGCTGCGCAGCATGCCGGCAAGATAGGTGGGGTGACCGCCCGGTGCACTCATCGCGGCGGACCGGCGGGTCCGACGCTCACGATGCCCGTGCGCTCGTCGTAGACGCGCCACTTGCTCATGGGCCGCGCATACAGGTTGAGCGTTACGGCGCGGCCCGGGCCGGGATTGATGAAGCGATGGATGGAGTTGCCGTTGGTCAGCGAATCGTCCGCGCCGGGCCGCAGGTGCTTCTCCTGCAGCAGGCGCAGGCCGCCCTCGCTGATGGGTGCGTAGCGCTCCTCCACCACCTCGCCCATCACCGGATGGATCCAGGCGGTCTGGCTGTCGTAGTCGTGGATGCTGGTGCGCTGGCCCGGCTCGTAGCAGATCACCAGCAGCTCGAAGTACTCGTTGCGGTGGATGCAGGTGCGCGTATAATGCCTGCTGTTCCAGCGGAAGTAGGGCTCCAGGTCGCGCGTGGGCACCTCGTAGCGCTCCAGGATGGCACCATAGGCCGAAGGGTCGCGCTGGCGCAGGAGCTCCCGCACCAGTTCATTGATCGATTCGATGGGCTTCGGTGACATGACCGCCACGCGCGGATGACGCGGCTCGGCGAAACTATTGGGGCGGTCAGCGGCCGTGCCTGACGTATGTCAGTCGTCAGCGGGTGTCATTAGCTTGCGGCCATGTTCAAGACCGAGGAACTCGCCCGTGCCGTGGAGCGGGAGGGCGTGCGCCGCAAGCTGGCAGCGGGGGAGGTGCTCATGACGGTGGGCGAGCCCATCACGCATATCCCCATCGTGCTCTCCGGCAGCCTGCGGATACTGGCGCAGAACGCCAGCGGCCAGGAGCGCTTCCTCTACCACATCATGCCGGGGGAGTCGTGCGCCATGAGCCTCACCTGCTGCATCGGCCACCAGCCGAGCCCCGTGGTGGCGGTGGTGGAGGAGGATGCCGAGCTGCTGATGATCCCCGCACGGTTCATGGAGGAGTGGATGGCCTACCCGGAATGGCGCCGCTTCGTTAGCGATACGCAGAACCAGCGGTTCAATGAGCTCCTGGAGACGATCGAGGTGGTGGCCTTCTCGCGGCTCGATGAGCAACTGTGGAAGTACCTGGTGAAACGCGTGCAGGCCACGGGCGAGCACGTGATCCGGGCCACGCACCAGGAGGTGGCGCAGGAACTGAACTCCCCCCGCGAGGTGATCACCCGCCTGCTGCATCAATTGGCGGCCAAGGGCCGCGTGAAGCTCTCCCGTGGCGC
Protein-coding regions in this window:
- a CDS encoding PAS domain-containing sensor histidine kinase produces the protein MLRSADGLFADSDANRVCELLFMTAAEGLVVVDASGRIIMQNPSLGRMFGYGPEGLIGASIEDLLPEAMRTRHHAHREAYNRKPVQRAMGRGLELKGRRQDGSVFPVEVSLNHFDVGGKRYVMALVTDITLRRMAEDQLVRANQELEDRVEQRTAELREAEGGLRRALDKERELHALKSRFVAMASHEFRTPLSTIMGSVDLIGRYAGEDERVGKHVKRIRGKVRELTAMLNEFLSLERIEQGIVQVQPAEIDIVHQCIEQIEELRGLAKTGQSIDYDHAGDDRMVLTDPQMLGHIITNLVSNAVKYSPEHTAIRLHSAIGEGRLRLTVTDHGMGIPAEDQQHLFDRFFRGSNVMTIQGTGLGLNIVKRYLDLMGGTIAFTSRPGETIFSAELPQRIANAPVKNPDAPSLP
- a CDS encoding cysteine dioxygenase family protein gives rise to the protein MSPKPIESINELVRELLRQRDPSAYGAILERYEVPTRDLEPYFRWNSRHYTRTCIHRNEYFELLVICYEPGQRTSIHDYDSQTAWIHPVMGEVVEERYAPISEGGLRLLQEKHLRPGADDSLTNGNSIHRFINPGPGRAVTLNLYARPMSKWRVYDERTGIVSVGPAGPPR
- a CDS encoding Crp/Fnr family transcriptional regulator; its protein translation is MFKTEELARAVEREGVRRKLAAGEVLMTVGEPITHIPIVLSGSLRILAQNASGQERFLYHIMPGESCAMSLTCCIGHQPSPVVAVVEEDAELLMIPARFMEEWMAYPEWRRFVSDTQNQRFNELLETIEVVAFSRLDEQLWKYLVKRVQATGEHVIRATHQEVAQELNSPREVITRLLHQLAAKGRVKLSRGAITVVSTAA